A stretch of Aedes aegypti strain LVP_AGWG chromosome 2, AaegL5.0 Primary Assembly, whole genome shotgun sequence DNA encodes these proteins:
- the LOC5578366 gene encoding parafibromin produces the protein MADPLSLLRQYNINKKEIIERDGQIIFGEFSWPKNVKTNYLKYGSGKKGAPKEYYTLECLLYILKNVALQHSVYVRQAAAEDIPAVNRPDRKELLQYLNGETNTCASIDKSAPLEIPTQIKRPAESDSLETLAKKARYEDTQVQKVKEQLAARLDVNKKEASVNIDNIKSLSETMSVEKIAAIKAKRLANKKVTIKRTDNDDTMGVGPDLRAILDFDVDSTKDIISRERQWRTRTTILQSNGKIFAKNILAILQGIKNREEGRGRPQAPAIKLPEPPRVIRPQPQPAQYNRYDQERFNRQKEETEGFKIDTMGTYHGMSLKSVTEGSGAQKKGQPQNNNNNNPISANLPPGRPKDMVPSAQARMISQSSSNNKRQSKTPIIIIPAATTSLITMYNARDILQDLKFVTSEEKKSRGCARENEVLIQRQKSAGMTVPYRVIDNPTKLTAQDWNRVVGVFVMGPAWQFKGWPWDGNPVEIFSKVAAFHLRYDEMKLDANVARWAVTVLNVSRTKRHLDKASIMVFWEKLDLYMTKYKPDLRF, from the exons ATGGCCGATCCCCTGAGTTTGCTGCGGCAGTACAACATCAACAAGAAGGAAATCATCGAACGCGATGGCCAGATCATCTTTGGCGAATTTTCCTGGCCGAAGAACGTGAAGACTAACTATCTGAAATATGG ATCCGGCAAAAAGGGGGCTCCCAAGGAATACTACACCCTGGAATGTTTGCTGTATATCCTGAAAAATGTAGCACTCCAGCACTCGGTTTACGTTCGACAGGCTGCTGCGGAAGATATTCCTGCCGTAAATCGTCCGGATCGTAAGGAACTGCTGCAGTATCTCAATGGCGAAACGAATACCTGTGCCAGTATCGATAAAAGCGCTCCGCTTGAGATTCCGACCCAGATCAAGAGACCGGCCGAATCGGATTCGTTGGAGACGCTCGCCAAGAAGGCCCGCTATGAAGATACACAGGTGCAGAAAGTCAAAGAGCAGCTTGCAGCCCGTCTCGATGTCAATAAGAAGGAAGCTTCGGTCAACATTGACAACATCAAGTCCCTCTCGGAGACGATGTCCGTGGAAAAGATTGCCGCTATCAAAGCGAAACGTTTagctaacaaaaaagttacgatCAAACGAACGGATAACGATGACACGATGGGCGTTGGGCCGGATTTGAGGGCAATTCTTGACTTTGATGTCGATTCCACGAAGGATATCATCAGTAGGGAACGCCAATGGCGTACTCGAACCACAATCCTGCAGAGTAATGGTAAAATCTTCGCAAAAAATATCCTCGCCATTCTGCAGGGCATTAAAAATCGCGAAGAAGGTCGAGGTCGACCCCAAGCTCCGGCCATAAAATTACCAGAACCGCCACGTGTAATTCGTCCCCAGCCTCAACCAGCTCAATATAACCGTTACGATCAGGAACGTTTCAATCGTCAAAAGGAGGAAACTGAAGGATTCAAGATCGATACCATGGGTACCTATCACGGCATGTCTCTGAAATCGGTGACGGAGGGCTCCGGAGCGCAGAAGAAAGGTCAGCCACAgaataacaacaacaacaatcctATATCGGCGAATCTTCCACCCGGCCGGCCCAAGGATATGGTTCCGAGTGCCCAGGCTCGCATGATATCCCAAAGCAGTAGCAACAACAAGCGGCAAAGTAAAACACCGATTATTATCATCCCGGCGGCCACGACCAGTCTGATCACGATGTACAACGCCAGAGATATCCTGCAGGATCTGAA GTTTGTCACCTCTGAAGAGAAAAAGTCCAGAGGCTGCGCTCGAGAAAACGAGGTGCTCATTCAG CGCCAAAAATCCGCTGGTATGACAGTGCCCTATCGCGTTATCGATAATCCGACAAAATTGACCGCCCAAGATTGGAACCGCGTTGTCGGAGTGTTTGTGATGGGCCCAGCCTGGCAGTTCAAGGGTTGGCCTTGGGACGGCAATCCGGTCGAAATCTTTTCGAAAG TTGCGGCTTTCCATTTGCGATACGATGAGATGAAGTTGGACGCTAACGTCGCCCGCTGGGCCGTAACGGTGTTGAACGTGTCGCGCACCAAGCGGCATCTGGACAAGGCTTCCATTATGGTGTTCTGGGAGAAGCTGGACTTGTACATGACCAAGTACAAGCCGGATTTGCGCTTTTAA
- the LOC5578365 gene encoding gamma-tubulin complex component 4 homolog has product MIHDILFTLFSSNSDLPIENFTIPEVAANFLHPGEIKILEDLIRIANQYKELKKFVHQYGTQSAGLVKPKQQKPSEEPLPQGLYLQAFADGLDLAVKPYRDLIVHLEAYYLKRPNLSLIFIYHQVNQYQSLFGFLLRLVSGVVTQRIHGCALLQYLQQNCLHGNEKHYQAVKLIQNAVYAIFIKQLFGWLLHGKFVDQFGEFFIQHVDNTKTAGIGSLQGTTGGTGTHLSVNSFSDNTSINTELWRYEIRHEMLPYYLPTSWAEKVLFVGQTVLMLNCDPRDHTDKRTTGDRKFAAIKDSLWGDQECAFFKKFHQLQLDENLNIAKFEHIVDEIKLCVTEQMSEIAIKEADLIKQLKLIKDYYLLGRGELFLELLRQTKSLKTLFSKGITDGSSRDMNRAFQLAANSVNITEDVEQFSFALPPKEEVDSFCYETKGILSYITLKYKVKWPLHLLFSPKTLDKYNEMFRFLLRIRKIQYDIHQVWSLQRENKVKKNSELLQFRNKLMFLIDNLQYYLQVDVLESQFSILMSAIGETKDFERIQRAHTVFQANVLGLCFLLTNNAADMTTTGIIQVNENPVLTILDKVLVIVDKFCSFCCSCKDPMTKVERQEFNGYDQAFKNHVDSLLQLLIGLKAGPSSAPLSQLLLRLDFNHWFSNNTQTQSS; this is encoded by the exons ATGATTCACGACATCCTTTTCACGTTGTTTTCGTCAAATTCGGATCTTCCAATCGAGAATTTCACG ATTCCGGAAGTGGCCGCCAACTTTTTGCACCCGGGGGAAATCAAAATCCTGGAAGATCTCATCCGCATAGCCAACCAGTATaaggaattgaaaaagtttgtcCATCAGTACGGTACCCAATCGGCCGGTTTGGTGAAACCGAAACAGCAGAAACCCTCGGAAGAACCGCTGCCACAAGGACTCTATCTGCAGGCATTCGCCGATGGGTTGGACTTGGCGGTAAAACCGTACCGCGACTTGATAGTACACCTGGAGGCGTACTACCTGAAGCGGCCGAATCTGTCGCTTATCTTCATCTACCACCAGGTCAATCAGTACCAGTCGCTGTTCGGGTTTTTGCTCCGACTGGTCAGCGGAGTCGTCACGCAGCGGATCCACGGTTGTGCACTGTTGCAGTACCTGCAGCAGAACTGTTTGCACGGCAATGAGAAGCACTATCAGGCTGTTAAGTT GATACAAAACGCAGTTTACGCCATTTTTATCAAGCAACTGTTTGGATGGCTACTGCATGGCAAATTTGTCGATCAGTTTGGAGAATTTTTCATTCAGCATGTGGATAACACGAAGACCGCTGGTATCGGTTCGTTACAAGGCACAACCGGGGGAACCGGGACCCATTTGTCGGTGAACTCGTTTTCGGATAATACTAGTATTAATACGGAGCTTTGGCGCTACGAGATTCGTCATGAAATGCTTCCGTATTACTTACCCACGAGTTGGGCGGAAAAAGTGCTGTTCGTCGGGCAAACCGTCCTGATGTTGAACTGCGATCCACGAGATCACACGGACAAACGAACTACCGGCGATAGAAAGTTCGCCGCCATCAAGGACAGTTTGTGGGGTGATCAGGAATGTGCCTTCTTCAAAAAGTTCCACCAACTGCAGTTAGATGAAAATCTGAACATTGCCAAGTTTGAACACATCGTAGATGAGATTAAACTCTGCGTTACGGAGCAGATGTCGGAGATTGCTATAAAGGAAGCCGACCTGATCAAACAGCTAAAACTGATTAAGGATTATTACTTGCTCGGTCGAGGAGAGCTGTTCTTAGAATTACTGAGACAAACAAAATCTCTTAAAACTTTATTCTCCAAAGGCATAACTGATGGATCATCAAGGGATATGAACCGAGCATTCCAGTTGGCAGCCAACAGTGTCAACATTACCGAAGATGTCGAGCAGTTCTCGTTTGCTCTGCCTCCCAAAGAGGAAGTGGACAGCTTCTGCTATGAAACCAAAGGAATTCTCAGCTACATCACCCTGAAGTACAAAGTGAAGTGGCCTCTGCATTTGCTGTTTTCCCCCAAAACCCTTGACAAATATAACGAGATGTTTAGATTCCTGCTTCGAATCCGTAAGATACAGTACGACATCCATCAAGTCTGGTCGCTACAACGGGAGAACAAAGTGAAGAAAAACTCCGAACTACTCCAGTTTCGCAACAAGTTAATGTTTCTCATAGACAACTTACAGTACTACCTCCAGGTAGATGTTCTGGAGAGTCAGTTTAGCATTCTAATGAGCGCCATCGGCGAAACGAAAGATTTCGAACGGATCCAGCGTGCCCATACAGTGTTCCAGGCGAATGTGCTTGGTTTGTGCTTTTTGCTGACGAACAACGCCGCCGATATGACCACAACGGGCATCATCCAGGTCAACGAGAATCCCGTTCTCACCATTTTGGATAAGGTTTTGGTGATTGTGGACAAATTCTGTTCGTTTTGTTGCAGCTGCAAGGATCCTATGACAAAGGTGGAGCGACAGGAATTCAATGGATACGATCAAGC GT